Proteins from a genomic interval of Osmia bicornis bicornis chromosome 13, iOsmBic2.1, whole genome shotgun sequence:
- the LOC114879091 gene encoding uncharacterized protein LOC114879091 isoform X2 has translation MANVVFDMPGPKSKLPLSVDNFEMKSTTTMTSETTTTHRSFSTEQPLYRLDGSNGQACILLQVDALITVKYKTTLGEDQEASIYVPNDATVTGNCDNENTVTMSLKWKAFVLSWSFAKTPGGERWYVEKIELTYNSSDRHFEHIDQPHKTIRLSTGQKHSSMLFPTPVGKSYSCSGETNIPLTDGKNYASVLLRDMKLQPFKFKNNEFAVEFSCTSLSARGVRDETAPVAVGSTLAAAVLLTITGYAAYRYFKVKKVKYDTME, from the exons ATGGCAAACGTGGTGTTCGATATGCCCGGCCCGAAATCTAAACTACCCTTG tcggtggACAATTTCGAGATGAAGAGCACCACGACGATGACCTCGGAAACAACAACCACCCACAGATCGTTCTCCACGGAACAGCCTCTCTATCGTTTAGACGGCAGCAATGGACAAGCTTGTATTCTTCTACAAGTGGACGCTCTGATCACGGTGAAATATAAAACGACATTGGGAGAGGATCAA GAAGCGAGCATCTACGTTCCTAACGATGCGACGGTAACTGGTAATTGCGACAACGAGAACACCGTGACAATGTCCCTGAAGTGGAAGGCGTTCGTATTGTCGTGGAGTTTCGCTAAG aCACCCGGGGGTGAACGATGGTACGTCGAAAAAATCGAGCTGACCTACAATTCCAGCGATCGACATTTCGAACATATCGATCAGCCAC ACAAGACGATCCGATTGAGCACCGGACAGAAGCATAGTTCCATGTTGTTCCCGACCCCTGTTGGCAAATCGTACTCCTGCAGCGGCGAAACCAACATCCCTTTGACCGATGGAAAGAATTATGCCAGCGTGCTTCTCAG AGACATGAAGCTACAGCCGTTCAAGTTCAAGAACAATGAATTCGCCGTCGAATTTTCGTGCACGTCGCTGAGTGCACGCGGTGTTCGAGACGAAACAGCACCCGTCGCGGTCGGGTCAACTTTGGCCGCTGCCGTTCTACTCACAATCACAGGTTACGCTGCCTATCGTTATTTTAAGGTGAAGAAGGTCAAGTACGACACGATGGAATAA
- the LOC114879091 gene encoding uncharacterized protein LOC114879091 isoform X1, protein MARRIDYTKAIFVLWCVLSTAFSVPSYSPAPEKLDEQLYTTRRMANVVFDMPGPKSKLPLSVDNFEMKSTTTMTSETTTTHRSFSTEQPLYRLDGSNGQACILLQVDALITVKYKTTLGEDQEASIYVPNDATVTGNCDNENTVTMSLKWKAFVLSWSFAKTPGGERWYVEKIELTYNSSDRHFEHIDQPHKTIRLSTGQKHSSMLFPTPVGKSYSCSGETNIPLTDGKNYASVLLRDMKLQPFKFKNNEFAVEFSCTSLSARGVRDETAPVAVGSTLAAAVLLTITGYAAYRYFKVKKVKYDTME, encoded by the exons ATGGCACGTCGCATAGATTACACCAAGGCGATCTTCGTACTGT GGTGTGTCCTGAGTACGGCATTCAGCGTCCCCAGTTACTCGCCGGCGCCCGAAAAGTTGGACGAGCAGTTGTATACGACACGTCGGATGGCAAACGTGGTGTTCGATATGCCCGGCCCGAAATCTAAACTACCCTTG tcggtggACAATTTCGAGATGAAGAGCACCACGACGATGACCTCGGAAACAACAACCACCCACAGATCGTTCTCCACGGAACAGCCTCTCTATCGTTTAGACGGCAGCAATGGACAAGCTTGTATTCTTCTACAAGTGGACGCTCTGATCACGGTGAAATATAAAACGACATTGGGAGAGGATCAA GAAGCGAGCATCTACGTTCCTAACGATGCGACGGTAACTGGTAATTGCGACAACGAGAACACCGTGACAATGTCCCTGAAGTGGAAGGCGTTCGTATTGTCGTGGAGTTTCGCTAAG aCACCCGGGGGTGAACGATGGTACGTCGAAAAAATCGAGCTGACCTACAATTCCAGCGATCGACATTTCGAACATATCGATCAGCCAC ACAAGACGATCCGATTGAGCACCGGACAGAAGCATAGTTCCATGTTGTTCCCGACCCCTGTTGGCAAATCGTACTCCTGCAGCGGCGAAACCAACATCCCTTTGACCGATGGAAAGAATTATGCCAGCGTGCTTCTCAG AGACATGAAGCTACAGCCGTTCAAGTTCAAGAACAATGAATTCGCCGTCGAATTTTCGTGCACGTCGCTGAGTGCACGCGGTGTTCGAGACGAAACAGCACCCGTCGCGGTCGGGTCAACTTTGGCCGCTGCCGTTCTACTCACAATCACAGGTTACGCTGCCTATCGTTATTTTAAGGTGAAGAAGGTCAAGTACGACACGATGGAATAA
- the LOC114879083 gene encoding TBC1 domain family member 20 isoform X2, whose product MSSKMEPEENEISLDSNVSGTSAGMSVPMEKHNLKVRRRNVIEPVNFSSNEEQNLESERDVPLVRMSDSTKAWYDNVIPQIPDIADFSLSETLTSRERMKISVIRGSVANPNLTLGELKLLGCSSEGFVHDDIRRVLWPKLLRLSEESRLSMDELETIHNHIPNEVYQQILKDVARSGSHISENATQDEIDHFHEQLTQIMCWVLHKHSTLNYYQGYNDIAATILLVMGLEKGLRVLESISLEFLERFMERTMEKVNQELFYIFALLERVHPTLLEHLENVELFPHFALAEYTTWYAHKYAENRKLLHRLFDYFLGSPPLMPLYLSTVIVAHRATEIFNTTPDMGHTHKVLCTLPDDLPFETLLLEAKLLYRQYPPESISNDVIEYDQKRKHKEQEWKAKAEASRQERERQNQLRIVQSNRRIPYRIRSYKTITVVTILALGLYAFFRTSSGLN is encoded by the exons ATGTCAAGTAAGATGGAACCCGAAGAAAACGAAATATCTCTGGATTCCAATGTCTCAGGAACATCTGCGGGAATGTCAGTTCCTATGGAAAAGCATAACCTGAAAGTTCGAAGAAGAAATGTAATCGAGCCagtgaatttttcatcgaatgaAGAACAAAATTTGGAGTCCGAACGTGACGTTCCTCTTGTAAGAATGTCTGATTCTACGAAGGCATGGTACGATAATGTTATACCACAAATACCTGATATCGCGGACTTTAGTTTATCAG AGACATTGACTAGTAGAGAACGGATGAAGATAAGCGTTATTCGGGGAAGCGTTGCTAATCCGAATTTGACATTAGGAGAACTCAAATTATTGGGTTGCAGCAGTGAGGGTTTCGTTCATG ATGATATACGAAGAGTATTGTGGCCAAAACTTTTGAGACTTTCTGAAGAAAGTAGGCTTTCTATGGATGAATTAGAAACTATACACAATCATATACCAAATGAAGTGTATCAACAAATATTAAAGGATGTAGCACGTAGTGGTAGTCATATTTCTGAAAATGCCACACAAGATGAAATAGATCATTTTCATGAACAATTAACACAAATAATGTGTTGGGTTCTTCATAAACATTCTACATTGAA TTATTACCAGGGATATAATGACATAGCAGCAACTATTTTACTTGTCATGGGCCTAGAAAAGGGTTTACGTGTACTTGAAAGTATTTCATTGGAGTTCCTTGAAAGATTCATGGAAAGAACAATGGAAAAAGTAAACCaagaattattttacatatttgCACTGTTAGAAAGAGTGCATCCTACTTTATTAGAACATTTGGAAAA TGTAGAATTATTCCCACATTTTGCATTGGCTGAATATACAACATGGTACGCGCACAAATATgcagaaaatagaaaattattacacAGATTGTTTGATTATTTTCTTGGTAGTCCTCCATTGATGCCTCTTTATCTAAGTACTGTGATTGTAGCACATAGGGCtacagaaatttttaataccaCTCCCGATATGGGTCATACGCATAAAGTTTTATGTACT TTACCAGATGATTTGCCTTTTGAAACACTTCTACTCGAAGCAAAACTTTTATACCGTCAGTATCCTCCCGAATCTATAAGTAACGATGTTATAGAATACGATCAAAAAAGGAAACACAAAGAACAAGAATGGAAGGCAAAGGCCGAAGCAAGTCgtcaagagagagaaaggcaGAATCAACTCCGAATCGTGCAATCAAATCGAAGAATACCGTATCGTATTAGAAGTTATAAAACGATCACAGTAGTAACGATTCTGGCTCTAGGATTATATGCTTTCTTTAGAACATCATCTGGACTTAACTGA
- the LOC114879083 gene encoding TBC1 domain family member 20 isoform X3: MSSKMEPEENEISLDSNVSGTSAGMSVPMEKHNLKVRRRNVIEPVNFSSNEEQNLESERDVPLVRMSDSTKAWYDNVIPQIPDIADFSLSGKQNGVLNREDDSNLLEHDFGDTETLTSRERMKISVIRGSVANPNLTLGELKLLGCSSEGFVHDDIRRVLWPKLLRLSEESRLSMDELETIHNHIPNEVYQQILKDVARSGSHISENATQDEIDHFHEQLTQIMCWVLHKHSTLNYYQGYNDIAATILLVMGLEKGLRVLESISLEFLERFMERTMEKVNQELFYIFALLERVHPTLLEHLENVELFPHFALAEYTTWYAHKYAENRKLLHRLFDYFLGSPPLMPLYLSTVIVAHRATEIFNTTPDMGHTHKVLCTNTIKKGNTKNKNGRQRPKQVVKREKGRINSESCNQIEEYRIVLEVIKRSQ, encoded by the exons ATGTCAAGTAAGATGGAACCCGAAGAAAACGAAATATCTCTGGATTCCAATGTCTCAGGAACATCTGCGGGAATGTCAGTTCCTATGGAAAAGCATAACCTGAAAGTTCGAAGAAGAAATGTAATCGAGCCagtgaatttttcatcgaatgaAGAACAAAATTTGGAGTCCGAACGTGACGTTCCTCTTGTAAGAATGTCTGATTCTACGAAGGCATGGTACGATAATGTTATACCACAAATACCTGATATCGCGGACTTTAGTTTATCAGGTAAACAAAACGGAGTGTTAAATCGCGAAGACGATAGCAATTTATTAGAACATGATTTTGGTGATACAGAGACATTGACTAGTAGAGAACGGATGAAGATAAGCGTTATTCGGGGAAGCGTTGCTAATCCGAATTTGACATTAGGAGAACTCAAATTATTGGGTTGCAGCAGTGAGGGTTTCGTTCATG ATGATATACGAAGAGTATTGTGGCCAAAACTTTTGAGACTTTCTGAAGAAAGTAGGCTTTCTATGGATGAATTAGAAACTATACACAATCATATACCAAATGAAGTGTATCAACAAATATTAAAGGATGTAGCACGTAGTGGTAGTCATATTTCTGAAAATGCCACACAAGATGAAATAGATCATTTTCATGAACAATTAACACAAATAATGTGTTGGGTTCTTCATAAACATTCTACATTGAA TTATTACCAGGGATATAATGACATAGCAGCAACTATTTTACTTGTCATGGGCCTAGAAAAGGGTTTACGTGTACTTGAAAGTATTTCATTGGAGTTCCTTGAAAGATTCATGGAAAGAACAATGGAAAAAGTAAACCaagaattattttacatatttgCACTGTTAGAAAGAGTGCATCCTACTTTATTAGAACATTTGGAAAA TGTAGAATTATTCCCACATTTTGCATTGGCTGAATATACAACATGGTACGCGCACAAATATgcagaaaatagaaaattattacacAGATTGTTTGATTATTTTCTTGGTAGTCCTCCATTGATGCCTCTTTATCTAAGTACTGTGATTGTAGCACATAGGGCtacagaaatttttaataccaCTCCCGATATGGGTCATACGCATAAAGTTTTATGTACT AATACGATCAAAAAAGGAAACACAAAGAACAAGAATGGAAGGCAAAGGCCGAAGCAAGTCgtcaagagagagaaaggcaGAATCAACTCCGAATCGTGCAATCAAATCGAAGAATACCGTATCGTATTAGAAGTTATAAAACGATCACAGTAG
- the LOC114879083 gene encoding TBC1 domain family member 20 isoform X1 — protein sequence MSSKMEPEENEISLDSNVSGTSAGMSVPMEKHNLKVRRRNVIEPVNFSSNEEQNLESERDVPLVRMSDSTKAWYDNVIPQIPDIADFSLSGKQNGVLNREDDSNLLEHDFGDTETLTSRERMKISVIRGSVANPNLTLGELKLLGCSSEGFVHDDIRRVLWPKLLRLSEESRLSMDELETIHNHIPNEVYQQILKDVARSGSHISENATQDEIDHFHEQLTQIMCWVLHKHSTLNYYQGYNDIAATILLVMGLEKGLRVLESISLEFLERFMERTMEKVNQELFYIFALLERVHPTLLEHLENVELFPHFALAEYTTWYAHKYAENRKLLHRLFDYFLGSPPLMPLYLSTVIVAHRATEIFNTTPDMGHTHKVLCTLPDDLPFETLLLEAKLLYRQYPPESISNDVIEYDQKRKHKEQEWKAKAEASRQERERQNQLRIVQSNRRIPYRIRSYKTITVVTILALGLYAFFRTSSGLN from the exons ATGTCAAGTAAGATGGAACCCGAAGAAAACGAAATATCTCTGGATTCCAATGTCTCAGGAACATCTGCGGGAATGTCAGTTCCTATGGAAAAGCATAACCTGAAAGTTCGAAGAAGAAATGTAATCGAGCCagtgaatttttcatcgaatgaAGAACAAAATTTGGAGTCCGAACGTGACGTTCCTCTTGTAAGAATGTCTGATTCTACGAAGGCATGGTACGATAATGTTATACCACAAATACCTGATATCGCGGACTTTAGTTTATCAGGTAAACAAAACGGAGTGTTAAATCGCGAAGACGATAGCAATTTATTAGAACATGATTTTGGTGATACAGAGACATTGACTAGTAGAGAACGGATGAAGATAAGCGTTATTCGGGGAAGCGTTGCTAATCCGAATTTGACATTAGGAGAACTCAAATTATTGGGTTGCAGCAGTGAGGGTTTCGTTCATG ATGATATACGAAGAGTATTGTGGCCAAAACTTTTGAGACTTTCTGAAGAAAGTAGGCTTTCTATGGATGAATTAGAAACTATACACAATCATATACCAAATGAAGTGTATCAACAAATATTAAAGGATGTAGCACGTAGTGGTAGTCATATTTCTGAAAATGCCACACAAGATGAAATAGATCATTTTCATGAACAATTAACACAAATAATGTGTTGGGTTCTTCATAAACATTCTACATTGAA TTATTACCAGGGATATAATGACATAGCAGCAACTATTTTACTTGTCATGGGCCTAGAAAAGGGTTTACGTGTACTTGAAAGTATTTCATTGGAGTTCCTTGAAAGATTCATGGAAAGAACAATGGAAAAAGTAAACCaagaattattttacatatttgCACTGTTAGAAAGAGTGCATCCTACTTTATTAGAACATTTGGAAAA TGTAGAATTATTCCCACATTTTGCATTGGCTGAATATACAACATGGTACGCGCACAAATATgcagaaaatagaaaattattacacAGATTGTTTGATTATTTTCTTGGTAGTCCTCCATTGATGCCTCTTTATCTAAGTACTGTGATTGTAGCACATAGGGCtacagaaatttttaataccaCTCCCGATATGGGTCATACGCATAAAGTTTTATGTACT TTACCAGATGATTTGCCTTTTGAAACACTTCTACTCGAAGCAAAACTTTTATACCGTCAGTATCCTCCCGAATCTATAAGTAACGATGTTATAGAATACGATCAAAAAAGGAAACACAAAGAACAAGAATGGAAGGCAAAGGCCGAAGCAAGTCgtcaagagagagaaaggcaGAATCAACTCCGAATCGTGCAATCAAATCGAAGAATACCGTATCGTATTAGAAGTTATAAAACGATCACAGTAGTAACGATTCTGGCTCTAGGATTATATGCTTTCTTTAGAACATCATCTGGACTTAACTGA